The following proteins come from a genomic window of Paenibacillus sp. CAA11:
- a CDS encoding polyprenyl synthetase family protein, giving the protein MEEIVELVNKELSSIIPQGWTVPSGLQEAMSYSLMAGGKRLRPLLVMAAAESLQGSREAALPVAGAVEMIHTYSLIHDDLPAMDNDDFRRGKPTNHKMFGEASAILAGDGLLTHAFYYVVQAARRYHVPAEAVLSIVEDLAKYAGPSGMVGGQVADMQGEQGITSLDQLRYIHEHKTGDLIVFCLKAGGRIAAASPEQLEALEYFGRCLGHAFQIQDDILDLVGDASKLGKSTHSDVKMQKVTYPYFIGIEASQAEVNRLTIEAKQAVSGGLIPEPGRLLEIADYLMHRDH; this is encoded by the coding sequence ATGGAAGAAATTGTTGAGCTGGTCAACAAGGAGCTCAGCAGTATTATTCCTCAAGGGTGGACAGTGCCCTCCGGTTTGCAGGAGGCCATGAGCTACTCCTTAATGGCTGGAGGAAAGAGACTAAGACCCCTGCTTGTTATGGCTGCGGCAGAGAGCCTGCAAGGGAGCCGGGAGGCGGCCCTGCCCGTTGCCGGTGCGGTGGAGATGATTCACACCTATTCATTGATTCATGACGATCTACCGGCTATGGACAATGATGATTTTCGGCGGGGAAAGCCGACAAATCATAAGATGTTCGGTGAGGCATCCGCTATTTTAGCAGGCGATGGGCTCTTGACCCATGCATTTTATTATGTAGTCCAAGCTGCCCGGCGCTACCATGTTCCTGCCGAGGCCGTACTATCCATTGTAGAGGACCTGGCTAAGTACGCCGGACCCAGCGGGATGGTTGGAGGCCAGGTCGCAGATATGCAAGGCGAGCAGGGGATTACGTCACTGGATCAGCTGCGTTATATCCATGAGCACAAAACAGGCGATCTGATCGTATTCTGTTTAAAGGCGGGCGGGCGAATAGCGGCTGCTTCTCCGGAGCAGCTGGAAGCCCTTGAGTATTTTGGACGGTGTCTGGGCCACGCTTTTCAAATTCAGGATGATATTCTGGACCTTGTGGGCGATGCCTCGAAACTGGGTAAGAGTACCCATAGCGATGTGAAGATGCAAAAGGTGACTTACCCGTACTTTATCGGAATTGAGGCTTCCCAAGCCGAGGTTAATCGCTTGACTATAGAGGCGAAGCAGGCGGTTTCGGGCGGGCTGATCCCTGAGCCGGGGCGTCTGCTTGAAATAGCGGATTACCTTATGCACAGAGACCACTAA
- the xseB gene encoding exodeoxyribonuclease VII small subunit, with protein MAREPEQEQQLSFEDAMNQLETIVSQLEHGDVPLEQAIELFQRGMQLSQLCGQKLEQVERKIEMIVEVDGSPVKKPFAAPGLESGDSLD; from the coding sequence ATGGCACGTGAACCGGAACAAGAACAGCAATTAAGCTTTGAAGATGCGATGAACCAGCTGGAGACGATCGTTTCGCAATTGGAGCATGGTGATGTACCGCTGGAGCAGGCAATCGAATTATTTCAGCGGGGCATGCAGCTCTCCCAGCTGTGTGGACAGAAGCTTGAACAGGTTGAGCGTAAAATTGAAATGATTGTGGAGGTTGACGGGAGTCCGGTGAAAAAGCCGTTTGCCGCTCCTGGTCTGGAAAGCGGGGATTCGCTTGACTAA